A stretch of the Vigna radiata var. radiata cultivar VC1973A chromosome 7, Vradiata_ver6, whole genome shotgun sequence genome encodes the following:
- the LOC106767400 gene encoding dirigent protein 19-like translates to MASSHKYVLGVLVLAIIQLKGIASSHEHLQHLKSLHFSLFQHETINKTGYIIVDGIKGGAAVSQTTTPFGTLFAFQDPLTVAANRSSKLVGISEGTTVTSSLDGLRSISIAKLTLRLKHHKGSLSVVGVTDNVKSSNLPVVGGTEDFLFVQGYVTSSPVDLTGLTVVYKIQFHLYWPPYATPSS, encoded by the coding sequence ATGGCTTCCTCACACAAGTATGTTCTTGGTGTTTTAGTTTTGGCCATAATCCAATTGAAAGGCATTGCAAGCTCCCATGAGCACCTCCAACACCTGAAATCCCTTCACTTCTCACTGTTTCAACATGAGACCATAAACAAAACAGGGTATATCATAGTGGATGGTATAAAAGGAGGAGCAGCAGTGAGTCAAACCACAACCCCTTTTGGCACCTTGTTTGCCTTTCAGGACCCTTTGACGGTTGCAGCCAACAGATCCTCCAAACTGGTTGGGATCTCAGAAGGAACTACAGTGACATCTAGTCTTGACGGCCTTCGAAGCATTTCAATTGCAAAGCTAACTCTTCGTTTGAAGCACCACAAGGGCTCCCTTTCTGTTGTTGGTGTCACAGATAACGTCAAATCCTCCAATCTTCCAGTCGTAGGAGGCACTGAAGATTTCTTGTTTGTGCAAGGCTATGTTACGTCTTCTCCTGTTGATCTTACGGGTCTCACCGTTGTCTACAAgattcaatttcatctttacTGGCCTCCGTATGCAACTCCATCCTCGTGA
- the LOC106765944 gene encoding probable serine/threonine-protein kinase CST yields MGLCFSGAPSLHSSSLNRPHYPGASDIHGSNVEFSETTTTTEIRKRQFSVRESIYSDYSPLPFTHGQILKWPELKVFSFEELKSATRNFMSDRLVGEGEFCRVYKGWLDENTLTPATPGSGVEVAIKMFNPECDHGFSQWQSEVNFLGRLSQPNVIRLLGYCWDEDQFLLVYDEFMPNGSLECHLFETRNHSTEPLSWNTPLKIAKGAARGLAFLHANENKVIFRDFNTSNILLDENYDAKISDFGIAKLGPSEGQSHVTTKLMGTYGYAAPEYVIRGKLYVKSDVYGFGVVLLEILTGLRAHDRRRPTGKEDLVDWTIPCFSEKLKSIMDGRIKDQISPMAALESAQLIMKCLEHIPELRPSMEQVLQGLDAIQHIHS; encoded by the exons ATGGGTCTCTGCTTCTCGGGTGCTCCATCACTCCATTCCTCTTCACTCAATCGCCCTCACTATCCAG GTGCATCAGACATTCACGGTAGCAACGTCGAATTCTCCGAAACCACCACAACTACTGAGATCAGAAAGCGCCAGTTTTCCGTGAGAGAAAGCATTTACAGCGATTACTCTCCTCTTCCTTTTACCCATGGTCAAATTCTAAAATGGCCTGAGTTGAAGGTGTTCAGTTTTGAGGAGCTGAAATCTGCCACAAGGAATTTTATGTCCGACAGATTGGTCGGTGAAGGCGAGTTTTGCAGAGTTTACAAGGGATGGTTGGATGAGAACACCCTCACCCCCGCCACACCAGGCTCTGGAGTTGAAGTTGCCATCAAAATGTTCAACCCGGAATGTGATCACGGGTTTTCACAGTGGCAG TCTGAGGTAAACTTTTTAGGAAGGCTTTCTCAGCCCAACGTGATCAGGTTACTGGGATACTGTTGGGACGAGGATCAGTTTCTTCTTGTGTATGATGAGTTCATGCCAAACGGAAGCCTCGAGTGTCATCTCTTCGAAA CAAGAAATCATAGCACGGAGCCACTTTCTTGGAACACCCCGCTTAAAATAGCTAAGGGTGCAGCTCGGGGATTAGCTTTCTTGCACGCCAACGAAAATAAAGTCATATTCAGAGATTTCAATACCTCAAATATACTTCTCGACGAG AATTACGATGCAAAAATATCAGATTTTGGCATAGCTAAATTGGGACCATCAGAGGGACAATCACATGTAACTACCAAGCTCATGGGCACCTATGGTTATGCTGCTCCAGAATATGTTATTAGAG GGAAGTTGTATGTGAAGAGTGATGTGTATGGATTTGGTGTGGTGCTTCTTGAAATACTGACAGGCTTGAGGGCACATGACAGAAGAAGGCCAACAGGGAAGGAGGACCTGGTTGATTGGACAATACCTTGTTTCTCAGAGAAGTTGAAAAGCATTATGGATGGAAGGATAAAGGATCAAATTTCACCCATGGCTGCATTAGAATCAGCACAACTTATTATGAAATGCCTAGAGCATATCCCTGAACTACGTCCTTCAATGGAACAAGTACTTCAGGGATTGGACGCTATTCAACATATCCATTCGTGA
- the LOC106769090 gene encoding dehydrodolichyl diphosphate synthase 6 isoform X1: MGFTLIRLLYCTSLWKFYGLSWTIQVSQLNSSMRKTTGNIVGQFLDGLNCYLRRCMFAILSVGPVPSHIAFIMDGNRRYAKKKNMEEGDGHKAGFNALTSLLRYCYELGVKYVTVYAFSIDNFKRKSTEVQSLMELMRKKIEELLEQESLINEYGVRLHFIGDMKLLTDPVRAAVEKATRVTAHNNQRVLLICVAYTSRHEIVHAVQECCKEKLNEVQASKEEKITNVAFSGIDQGLKGNDFDLLSQDSCKEYRNAIKACSTEVESAARNDGLFENNIGNHISNDTEAETTLYNGLVELAEERKDIQDEVPVIKLADIEKNMYMAVAPDPDILIRSSGEARLSNFLLWQTTTCPLYAPTALWPEIGLRHLIWAVLNFQRHYFYLEKKKKQS, from the exons ATGGGATTTACTCTTATCAGATTATTGTATTGTACAAGTCTTTGGAAATTTTATG gTTTATCTTGGACTATTCAAGTTTCACAACTGAACAGTTCAATGCGGAAAACTACTGGAAATATTGTAGGCCAATTCCTCGATGGTTTAAATTGTTATCTAAGGAGATGTATGTTTGCCATTTTATCTGTGGGTCCTGTACCAAGTCATATTGCTTTCATCATGGATGGGAATCGAAGGTatgcaaagaagaaaaacatggaaGAAGGTGATGGCCACAAGGCTGGATTTAATGCTCTCACCTCCCTCCTTAGATACTGCTATGAATTAGGAGTGAAGTATGTAACTGTCTATGCATTCAGCATTGATAACTTTAAAAGGAAGTCTACAGAAGTTCAATCCTTGATGGAACTGATGCGGAAAAAGATAGAGGAGTTGCTTGAACAAGAAAGTCTCATTAATGAGTATGGTGTTAGATTACATTTTATTGGAGACATGAAACTGCTGACAGATCCTGTCAGGGCTGCTGTGGAAAAGGCAACGAGAGTTACTGCTCACAACAACCAGAGAGTTCTTTTGATTTGTGTAGCGTATACTTCTCGTCACGAGATTGTGCATGCTGTTCAAGAATGTTGCAAGGAAAAATTGAATGAAGTTCAAGCgtcaaaagaagagaaaattacaAATGTTGCGTTTTCAGGAATTGATCAGGGCCTGAAAGGAAATGATTTTGATTTGCTTTCTCAAGATTCATGTAAAGAATATCGAAATGCAATCAAAGCTTGTAGTACTGAAGTAGAAAGTGCTGCAAGGAATGATGGTTTATTTGAGAATAATATCGGGAATCATATCAGTAACGACACTGAAGCTGAAACGACATTATACAATGGGCTGGTTGAATTGGCTGAAGAGAGAAAGGATATACAGGATGAGGTTCCTGTTATAAAACTGGCGGATATTGAGAAGAACATGTACATGGCAGTTGCACCTGACCCAGACATCTTGATCCGGTCTTCTGGAGAAGCTCGCCTCAGTAATTTTCTACTTTGGCAGACTACTACATGTCCTTTATATGCACCAACTGCGCTTTGGCCTGAAATTGGTCTCAGACACTTGATCTGGGCAGTATTGAACTTTCAGAGGCACTActtttatttggaaaaaaaaaagaaacaatctTAA
- the LOC106769090 gene encoding dehydrodolichyl diphosphate synthase 6 isoform X2, with translation MRKTTGNIVGQFLDGLNCYLRRCMFAILSVGPVPSHIAFIMDGNRRYAKKKNMEEGDGHKAGFNALTSLLRYCYELGVKYVTVYAFSIDNFKRKSTEVQSLMELMRKKIEELLEQESLINEYGVRLHFIGDMKLLTDPVRAAVEKATRVTAHNNQRVLLICVAYTSRHEIVHAVQECCKEKLNEVQASKEEKITNVAFSGIDQGLKGNDFDLLSQDSCKEYRNAIKACSTEVESAARNDGLFENNIGNHISNDTEAETTLYNGLVELAEERKDIQDEVPVIKLADIEKNMYMAVAPDPDILIRSSGEARLSNFLLWQTTTCPLYAPTALWPEIGLRHLIWAVLNFQRHYFYLEKKKKQS, from the coding sequence ATGCGGAAAACTACTGGAAATATTGTAGGCCAATTCCTCGATGGTTTAAATTGTTATCTAAGGAGATGTATGTTTGCCATTTTATCTGTGGGTCCTGTACCAAGTCATATTGCTTTCATCATGGATGGGAATCGAAGGTatgcaaagaagaaaaacatggaaGAAGGTGATGGCCACAAGGCTGGATTTAATGCTCTCACCTCCCTCCTTAGATACTGCTATGAATTAGGAGTGAAGTATGTAACTGTCTATGCATTCAGCATTGATAACTTTAAAAGGAAGTCTACAGAAGTTCAATCCTTGATGGAACTGATGCGGAAAAAGATAGAGGAGTTGCTTGAACAAGAAAGTCTCATTAATGAGTATGGTGTTAGATTACATTTTATTGGAGACATGAAACTGCTGACAGATCCTGTCAGGGCTGCTGTGGAAAAGGCAACGAGAGTTACTGCTCACAACAACCAGAGAGTTCTTTTGATTTGTGTAGCGTATACTTCTCGTCACGAGATTGTGCATGCTGTTCAAGAATGTTGCAAGGAAAAATTGAATGAAGTTCAAGCgtcaaaagaagagaaaattacaAATGTTGCGTTTTCAGGAATTGATCAGGGCCTGAAAGGAAATGATTTTGATTTGCTTTCTCAAGATTCATGTAAAGAATATCGAAATGCAATCAAAGCTTGTAGTACTGAAGTAGAAAGTGCTGCAAGGAATGATGGTTTATTTGAGAATAATATCGGGAATCATATCAGTAACGACACTGAAGCTGAAACGACATTATACAATGGGCTGGTTGAATTGGCTGAAGAGAGAAAGGATATACAGGATGAGGTTCCTGTTATAAAACTGGCGGATATTGAGAAGAACATGTACATGGCAGTTGCACCTGACCCAGACATCTTGATCCGGTCTTCTGGAGAAGCTCGCCTCAGTAATTTTCTACTTTGGCAGACTACTACATGTCCTTTATATGCACCAACTGCGCTTTGGCCTGAAATTGGTCTCAGACACTTGATCTGGGCAGTATTGAACTTTCAGAGGCACTActtttatttggaaaaaaaaaagaaacaatctTAA
- the LOC106767299 gene encoding uncharacterized protein LOC106767299, translated as MRWLASFDERKLWACLFLSIGSVFFVGFFFVAVISKLLPPSHVPLISALQNDWYYCFLVPLTLPIIVVAVYFHWLSMKLFKHA; from the exons ATGCGTTGGTTGGCTTCATTTGATGAGAGAAAATTGTGGGCATGCTTGTTTCTGTCAATTGGTTCTGTTTTCTTTGTTGGGTTTTTCTTTGTTGCTGTGATTTCCAAGCTTTTGCCACCTTCTCATGTTCCCCTCATTTCTGCACTGCAAAATGACTG GTACTACTGTTTCTTGGTGCCATTGACTCTCCCTATAATTGTTGTTGCTGTGTACTTTCATTGGCTCAGCATGAAGTTGTTCAAGCATGCTTAG
- the LOC106766771 gene encoding probable serine/threonine-protein kinase PIX13, whose translation MGICFSGAPSLHSSSLNRPHYSGASDIHGNIVDISETTTTEIRKYRFSVREDIYSDRSPLPFTDSQILKWPELKVFSFEELKSATGNFKSDRLVGEGGFGRVYKGWLDENTLTPAKPSSGVEVAIKMFKPGGTQGFTQWQSEVNVLGRLSHPNVIRLLGYCWDEDQFLLVYEFMPNGSLEWHLFKRNHGMEPLSWNTRLKIVIGAARGLAFLHTNENNVIFRDFKTSNILLDGNYNAKLADFGLAKLGPSEGQSHATTAVMGTDGYAAPEYMTTDFGLAKLEPFEGQSHVTTSVMGTYGYAAPEYVATGHLYVKSDVYGFGVVLLEILTGMRALDTRRLTGKQNLVEWTKPYLSSKKKLKRIMDDKIEGQYSPKAALELAQLALKCLEHDPKQRPSMKEVLEGLEAIENMH comes from the exons ATGGGAATCTGCTTCTCCGGTGCTCCATCACTTCATTCCTCTTCACTCAACCGCCCTCACTATTCAG GTGCATCAGACATTCACGGCAACATCGTCGATATCTCCGAAACCACAACCACCGAGATCAGAAAGTACCGGTTTTCTGTGAGAGAAGACATCTACAGCGATCGCTCTCCTCTTCCTTTTACCGATAGCCAAATTCTGAAATGGCCTGAGTTGAAGGTGTTCAGTTTTGAGGAGCTGAAATCTGCCACAGGAAATTTTAAATCCGACAGATTGGTCGGTGAAGGTGGGTTTGGCAGAGTTTACAAGGGATGGTTGGATGAGAACACCCTCACCCCCGCCAAACCAAGCTCTGGAGTTGAAGTTGCCATCAAAATGTTCAAACCGGGAGGTACTCAAGGGTTTACACAGTGGCAG TCTGAGGTAAACGTTTTAGGAAGACTTTCTCACCCCAATGTGATCAGGTTATTGGGGTACTGTTGGGACGAGGATCAGTTTCTTCTTGTGTATGAGTTCATGCCAAACGGAAGCCTCGAGTGGCATCTCTTCAAAA GAAATCATGGCATGGAACCCCTTTCGTGGAACACCCGGCTTAAAATAGTTATCGGTGCAGCTCGGGGATTAGCTTTCTTGCATACCAACGAAAATAACGTCATATTCAGAGATTTCAAGACCTCAAATATACTGCTGGACGGG AATTACAATGCAAAATTAGCAGACTTTGGGTTGGCTAAATTGGGACCATCTGAGGGACAATCACATGCAACTACCGCGGTCATGGGCACCGATGGTTATGCTGCTCCAGAATATATGACAACAG ATTTTGGCTTGGCTAAATTGGAACCGTTTGAGGGACAGTCACATGTAACTACCAGTGTGATGGGCACCTATGGTTATGCTGCACCAGAATATGTCGCAACAG GGCACTTGTATGTGAAGAGTGATGTGTATGGATTTGGTGTAGTGCTTCTTGAAATACTTACAGGCATGAGGGCACTTGACACAAGAAGGCTAACAGGGAAGCAGAACCTGGTTGAATGGACCAAGCCCTATCTCTCTTccaaaaaaaagttgaaaagaattatGGATGATAAGATAGAGGGTCAATATTCACCCAAAGCTGCATTAGAATTAGCACAACTTGCTTTAAAATGCCTAGAGCATGACCCTAAACAACGTCCTTCAATGAAAGAAGTTCTTGAAGGATTGGAAGCCATTGAAAATATGCATTGA